A window of the Proteus terrae subsp. cibarius genome harbors these coding sequences:
- the menI gene encoding 1,4-dihydroxy-2-naphthoyl-CoA hydrolase, translated as MIWKRETTIEYLNHIGQNNMMSHLGIELTCLGDDYLEGTMPVDHRTKQPLGLLHGGASVVLAETLGSVAGYLCTEGEQKIVGLEINANHIRSAREGKVRGVCKPIHLGRSHQVWSIEIFDDKDRQVCISRLTTSVIS; from the coding sequence ATGATATGGAAACGTGAAACGACAATTGAGTATCTTAATCATATTGGACAAAACAATATGATGAGCCATTTGGGCATTGAGTTAACATGTCTTGGTGATGATTATCTTGAAGGAACAATGCCTGTTGATCACCGTACTAAACAACCTTTAGGGCTTTTGCATGGCGGTGCTTCTGTTGTTTTAGCTGAAACATTAGGTTCTGTTGCGGGTTATCTTTGTACTGAAGGTGAACAAAAGATTGTCGGGTTAGAAATCAATGCAAATCACATTCGTTCAGCGAGAGAAGGTAAAGTAAGAGGTGTGTGTAAGCCTATTCATTTAGGACGCTCACACCAAGTTTGGTCAATAGAAATATTTGATGACAAAGATCGTCAAGTATGTATTTCTAGATTAACGACATCTGTTATTTCTTAA
- the sufA gene encoding Fe-S cluster assembly scaffold SufA encodes MTNNVETFSLNDTAWQGIVLTDNAAKHICHLVEKNPEKQGLSLNIKPSGCTGYGYVIELATTPNDDDLVYEHNGAKLFVSLKAMPFIDGLVVDYVREGLNQMFKFNNPKAQNVCGCGESFGV; translated from the coding sequence ATGACAAACAACGTTGAAACTTTTTCTCTTAATGACACAGCTTGGCAAGGCATTGTATTAACGGATAATGCGGCAAAGCATATCTGCCATTTAGTCGAGAAAAACCCTGAAAAACAAGGGCTTTCCTTAAATATCAAACCCTCTGGTTGTACAGGGTATGGTTATGTTATTGAACTCGCTACTACCCCAAATGATGATGATCTTGTTTATGAACATAATGGTGCAAAACTCTTTGTTTCATTAAAAGCAATGCCATTTATCGATGGGTTGGTTGTTGATTATGTTCGTGAAGGACTTAATCAAATGTTTAAATTTAATAATCCTAAAGCTCAAAACGTCTGCGGATGTGGTGAGAGCTTCGGGGTATAA
- the sufB gene encoding Fe-S cluster assembly protein SufB, with protein sequence MSQSNVEIGDEVQGWLSDHHYKEGFYTDISTDTLEKGLNEAVVRAISAKRNEPEWMLEFRLDAYRHWLEMEEPHWLKADYPSLNYQDYSYYSAPSCSSCCANGSCAGGTNEAVTSDKQAAQDYLTKEVEDAFNQLGVPVREGQAVAVDAIFDSVSVSTTYREELAEHGIIFCSFSEAIQEYPDLVRQYLGTVVSSHDNYFAALNAAVASDGTFVYIPKGVRCPMELSTYFRINAAQTGQFERTILVADEGSYVSYIEGCSAPVRDSYQLHAAVVEVIIHKDAEVKYSTVQNWFSGGDSEGGILNFVTKRAICEGENAKMSWTQSETGSAITWKYPSVILKGDNSTAEFFSVALTNGNQQADTGTKMIHIGKNTKSTIISKGISAGKSQNSYRGLVKVLPGAQNARNFTQCDSMLIGTQCGAHTFPYVEVMNNSAQLEHEATTSRIGEDQLFYCRQRGLSEDDAISMIVNGFCKDVFSELPLEFAVEAQKLLAISLEHSVG encoded by the coding sequence ATGTCTCAGAGCAATGTTGAAATTGGTGATGAAGTTCAGGGATGGTTAAGCGATCACCACTATAAAGAAGGTTTTTATACCGATATCTCAACCGACACCTTAGAAAAAGGATTAAATGAAGCGGTTGTACGTGCAATATCGGCAAAAAGAAACGAACCAGAGTGGATGCTGGAATTTCGTTTAGATGCTTATCGCCATTGGTTGGAAATGGAAGAGCCACATTGGCTAAAAGCAGATTATCCATCGCTTAATTATCAAGATTATAGCTATTATTCAGCACCATCTTGTAGTTCATGTTGTGCTAACGGCAGTTGTGCTGGTGGCACAAATGAAGCTGTTACGAGCGATAAACAAGCTGCACAGGATTATTTAACCAAAGAAGTTGAAGATGCTTTTAACCAACTAGGAGTACCTGTAAGAGAAGGGCAAGCCGTTGCTGTTGATGCTATTTTTGACTCAGTTTCTGTTTCAACAACATATCGTGAAGAGCTTGCTGAACATGGCATCATTTTCTGTTCATTTAGCGAGGCTATACAAGAATATCCTGATCTAGTACGCCAATATTTAGGCACTGTTGTCTCAAGCCATGATAACTACTTTGCTGCACTGAATGCTGCGGTCGCATCTGATGGTACTTTTGTCTATATTCCAAAAGGGGTTCGTTGCCCAATGGAGTTATCGACTTATTTCCGTATTAATGCCGCTCAAACAGGCCAATTTGAACGAACTATTTTGGTTGCAGATGAAGGCAGTTATGTCAGTTATATCGAAGGTTGTTCAGCACCTGTTCGAGATAGCTATCAGCTTCATGCTGCTGTGGTTGAAGTCATTATCCATAAAGATGCTGAAGTAAAATACTCTACTGTACAAAACTGGTTCTCTGGTGGTGATAGTGAAGGCGGTATTCTGAACTTTGTGACTAAACGCGCTATCTGTGAAGGCGAAAACGCCAAAATGTCATGGACGCAATCAGAAACGGGTTCTGCGATCACATGGAAATACCCAAGTGTGATTTTAAAAGGGGATAATTCCACCGCTGAATTCTTCTCGGTTGCTTTAACCAATGGCAATCAACAAGCAGATACGGGGACTAAGATGATCCATATCGGCAAAAATACCAAATCAACCATTATCTCTAAAGGTATTTCTGCGGGTAAAAGTCAAAACAGTTACCGCGGGCTCGTAAAAGTACTTCCTGGTGCGCAAAATGCTCGTAACTTCACCCAGTGTGATTCCATGTTAATTGGTACACAGTGCGGTGCGCATACTTTCCCTTATGTTGAGGTAATGAACAACTCAGCACAACTTGAACACGAAGCGACAACGTCACGTATTGGTGAAGATCAGTTGTTTTATTGTCGTCAGCGTGGATTAAGCGAAGATGATGCAATCTCAATGATTGTAAACGGATTTTGTAAAGATGTGTTCTCAGAATTACCGCTGGAATTTGCTGTGGAAGCACAAAAATTATTAGCAATCAGCTTAGAGCATAGCGTCGGTTAA
- the sufC gene encoding Fe-S cluster assembly ATPase SufC: MLDIKNLHVSVEGNEILKGLDLQVRAGEVHAIMGPNGSGKSTLSATLAGRDEYEVDEGSITFKSKDLLELEPEDRAGEGIFMAFQYPVEIPGVSNQFFLQSSVNAVREYRGQEPLDRFDFEDFIEDKIKLLDMPQDLLTRSVNVGFSGGEKKRNDILQMAALEPELCILDETDSGLDIDALKIVSNGVNSLRDGKRAFIVVTHYQRILDYIKPDFVHVLYQGKIIKSGDFSLAQKLEEQGYGWLIDPQ, translated from the coding sequence ATGTTAGATATTAAAAATTTACATGTCAGTGTTGAAGGCAATGAGATCCTTAAAGGATTAGATTTGCAGGTGCGTGCAGGTGAAGTTCACGCGATTATGGGACCAAATGGCTCGGGTAAAAGTACGCTATCTGCAACGCTTGCTGGCCGTGATGAATATGAAGTTGATGAAGGTTCAATTACCTTTAAAAGTAAAGATTTATTGGAGTTAGAGCCGGAAGATCGCGCAGGTGAAGGCATCTTTATGGCATTTCAATATCCTGTTGAAATACCCGGTGTCAGTAATCAGTTTTTCTTACAATCTTCTGTAAATGCAGTGAGAGAATATCGTGGTCAAGAGCCGTTAGATCGCTTTGATTTTGAAGATTTTATTGAAGATAAAATTAAATTACTGGATATGCCACAAGATTTGCTAACACGCTCTGTTAACGTGGGATTTTCTGGTGGTGAGAAAAAACGTAACGATATCTTACAAATGGCTGCGTTAGAGCCTGAGTTATGTATTTTAGATGAAACAGACTCAGGTCTTGATATAGACGCATTAAAAATCGTTTCTAATGGTGTTAATAGCTTACGTGATGGTAAGCGAGCTTTCATCGTTGTAACACACTACCAACGTATTCTAGATTATATTAAACCTGATTTTGTGCATGTGCTTTATCAGGGAAAAATCATTAAATCAGGTGATTTTTCATTGGCGCAAAAATTGGAGGAACAAGGTTATGGCTGGCTTATTGACCCTCAATGA
- the sufD gene encoding Fe-S cluster assembly protein SufD — protein MAGLLTLNEKREKQRQVELRNQQALKMFSALYHQRKGNNSLNARNHWSQVEKIGFPVYRHEDWHYTPLEETLSLRYQQLPPFDVQSLMAKYALSFDCYRIVMVNGTFSPIESSKDFGPYQVTLLDNQSELPKAVNGEIFLHLVESLAPHPLLITLKNGVIADKPLYILNITQGDQSAEVNSGNYRFHLDVGANTQMQVIEHYISSDSENRHFTGARLTATIGDNASFNHIKLSFENGVSQHFAHNDMTIGRDARVNSYAFLLGAKLSRHHTSSALKGENTELSMNSVVLPKAGEIADTRTWLVHGEKNCQSRQLHKSIAMDAGKAVFNGMITVTPQALKTDGQMTNNNLLLGEKAQVDTKPQLEIYADDVKCSHGATVGRIDDEQLFYLRSRGISLSDARKMIIHAFAAELTESLENSVIKAQVLERINQRLLEV, from the coding sequence ATGGCTGGCTTATTGACCCTCAATGAAAAGCGTGAAAAACAGCGCCAAGTTGAATTGCGTAATCAACAAGCATTAAAAATGTTTTCAGCGTTATATCATCAACGCAAAGGTAATAATAGCCTCAATGCTCGTAATCATTGGTCTCAAGTTGAGAAAATCGGTTTCCCAGTTTATCGCCATGAAGATTGGCATTATACACCGTTAGAAGAAACGCTCAGTCTGCGCTATCAACAATTGCCACCTTTTGATGTGCAAAGTTTAATGGCTAAATATGCATTATCTTTTGACTGTTATCGTATTGTGATGGTGAATGGTACATTTTCACCAATAGAAAGCAGTAAAGACTTTGGTCCTTATCAAGTCACTTTACTCGATAACCAAAGTGAATTACCTAAAGCGGTAAATGGTGAAATCTTTCTGCATTTAGTTGAAAGTTTAGCGCCACATCCTTTGCTTATTACCCTGAAAAACGGTGTTATTGCGGATAAACCACTTTATATCCTCAATATTACTCAAGGGGATCAAAGCGCTGAGGTAAATAGTGGAAATTATCGTTTTCATCTTGATGTTGGTGCAAATACCCAGATGCAAGTGATAGAGCACTATATTAGCAGTGATAGTGAAAACCGCCATTTTACAGGAGCAAGGTTAACCGCGACGATCGGTGATAATGCCTCTTTTAACCATATCAAATTAAGTTTTGAGAATGGTGTAAGTCAGCATTTTGCCCATAATGATATGACGATAGGCCGTGATGCTCGTGTTAACAGTTACGCTTTTTTATTAGGCGCTAAGCTAAGTCGTCATCACACAAGTTCTGCATTAAAAGGTGAAAATACAGAGCTTTCGATGAATAGCGTTGTATTACCTAAAGCCGGAGAGATTGCAGATACTCGCACATGGTTGGTTCATGGTGAGAAAAATTGCCAGAGTCGTCAACTGCATAAAAGTATTGCGATGGATGCAGGGAAAGCTGTATTTAACGGTATGATCACGGTGACACCTCAAGCATTAAAAACAGATGGTCAAATGACTAATAACAATCTGTTGCTGGGTGAAAAAGCACAAGTTGATACTAAACCACAGCTTGAGATTTATGCTGATGATGTGAAGTGTAGTCATGGTGCTACTGTGGGACGAATTGATGATGAGCAGCTATTTTATCTGCGTTCACGAGGTATTTCCTTAAGTGATGCCCGTAAAATGATCATTCATGCATTTGCGGCTGAATTAACTGAATCGCTAGAAAATAGTGTGATTAAAGCGCAGGTATTAGAAAGAATTAATCAGCGCTTATTAGAGGTATAA
- the sufS gene encoding cysteine desulfurase SufS codes for MTHSIEKARADFPILSQQVKGKSLIYLDSAASAQKPACVIEHEKQFALTQYAAVHRGIHTLSANATMLVENVRKKACDFLGANSEEEIVFVKGTTEGINLIANVYSQRFLNDGDNIIITEMEHHANIVPWYMLAKQYGFNVRVLPLLQDGTLDFAQLPHLIDERTKLLSLTHQSNVLGTVNPVAQIIRDARQYAIERGGELHILVDGAQSAMHQTINVSQLDCDFFVCSGHKLYGPTGIGLLYGKKAILDELPPWEGGGAMIKHVHINGDITYADAPWRFEAGTPNIMGMIGLGAALDYLSQLGMNNIAEYENHIMKYAQEQLQKVKSLTLYGNDSRQGVIAFNLGKHHAYDVGAFLDNYGIAIRTGHHCAMPIMDYYQVPAMCRASLGLYTNKNDIDALVNALLRVEMLLG; via the coding sequence ATGACGCATTCCATTGAAAAAGCGCGAGCTGATTTTCCAATTCTTTCACAACAAGTGAAAGGAAAATCTCTGATTTATCTCGATAGTGCCGCAAGTGCTCAGAAACCGGCTTGTGTCATTGAACATGAAAAACAATTTGCCTTAACACAATATGCCGCGGTTCACCGCGGCATTCACACATTAAGTGCAAATGCGACAATGTTAGTTGAAAATGTCCGTAAAAAAGCCTGTGATTTTTTAGGTGCCAATAGTGAAGAAGAGATAGTTTTTGTTAAAGGAACAACGGAAGGGATCAACCTAATTGCGAACGTTTATAGCCAACGATTTTTGAATGATGGTGACAATATCATCATCACAGAAATGGAACATCACGCAAATATTGTTCCATGGTATATGTTGGCAAAACAGTATGGCTTTAATGTTCGTGTGTTACCGCTATTACAAGACGGCACGCTCGATTTTGCTCAATTACCTCACTTAATCGATGAGCGAACTAAATTACTCAGTCTCACTCATCAATCAAATGTATTGGGCACAGTGAATCCAGTCGCTCAAATTATTCGTGATGCTCGTCAATATGCAATTGAGCGAGGTGGTGAATTACATATATTGGTTGATGGTGCTCAAAGTGCAATGCATCAAACAATTAATGTTTCACAACTTGATTGTGACTTTTTTGTTTGTAGTGGACATAAACTTTATGGGCCTACAGGTATTGGTTTGTTATACGGTAAGAAAGCGATACTGGATGAATTACCGCCATGGGAAGGCGGTGGTGCAATGATAAAGCATGTTCATATTAATGGCGATATTACCTACGCAGATGCGCCTTGGCGCTTTGAAGCAGGCACACCTAATATTATGGGAATGATTGGCTTAGGTGCGGCATTAGATTATCTTTCACAATTAGGTATGAATAATATTGCTGAGTATGAAAATCATATAATGAAGTATGCTCAAGAGCAGTTGCAAAAAGTAAAATCCTTAACGCTTTATGGCAATGATTCTCGACAAGGTGTGATAGCGTTTAATTTAGGCAAACATCACGCTTATGATGTTGGGGCATTCCTTGATAATTATGGTATTGCTATTCGTACAGGGCATCACTGTGCGATGCCAATTATGGATTATTACCAAGTTCCTGCGATGTGTCGTGCATCTCTCGGTTTATATACCAATAAAAATGATATCGATGCGTTGGTTAATGCGCTATTACGTGTTGAGATGTTATTAGGTTAA
- the sufE gene encoding cysteine desulfuration protein SufE, with translation MAVANLPDEAKLLRNFSRCQDWEQRYLYMMELGERLTPLTDEQRISANFIEGCQSQVWIAVSLNENKQLVLAGDSDAGIVKGLVALVIILFQGKTIKQALETDIKHYFSSLALESHLTPSRTQGLHAMVTTLITRFSEYAVA, from the coding sequence ATGGCAGTTGCCAATTTGCCAGATGAAGCAAAGCTATTACGCAATTTTTCTCGTTGTCAAGATTGGGAACAACGTTATCTCTATATGATGGAGTTAGGTGAGCGCCTTACTCCTTTAACGGATGAACAACGTATTTCAGCTAATTTTATTGAAGGTTGCCAAAGCCAAGTTTGGATAGCGGTTTCTCTTAATGAGAATAAACAGTTAGTGCTGGCTGGTGATAGTGATGCAGGTATTGTAAAAGGCCTTGTTGCCTTAGTGATTATCTTATTTCAAGGTAAAACTATCAAACAAGCATTAGAGACAGATATCAAACATTACTTCTCATCATTAGCCCTAGAAAGCCACTTAACACCATCTCGCACGCAAGGTTTACATGCGATGGTTACAACGCTTATTACGCGTTTTTCAGAATACGCTGTAGCATAA
- a CDS encoding L,D-transpeptidase family protein, with translation MKKWLTLLGVSLLGMSSHLSYATEYLLPADGQRIIGENFSYIVPDDKRSLEAIASEYQVGLLNMMEANPGIDPLLPDAGKTLTIPLQMILPDSVRKGIVINLAELRLYYYPKEGGTVDVYPIGIGQLGRETPEMVTSISQLIKDPTWTPTANIRKNYAAKGITLPAVVPAGPENPMGAYALRLAHSRGEYLIHGTNADFGIGLRVSSGCIRLRPNDIETLFNVVPKGSRVQVINKPIKFTETADGRQFIEVHQPLSRNEDDDPQTMPLTFTKQFNAWYESGKVNKDKADAELIRRSGIPVEVTAY, from the coding sequence ATGAAAAAATGGTTAACTCTCTTAGGTGTATCGCTATTAGGGATGAGTAGTCACTTATCTTATGCGACAGAATATCTACTACCTGCTGATGGCCAGCGTATTATTGGTGAAAATTTTTCATATATAGTTCCCGATGATAAACGCTCTTTAGAGGCTATTGCGTCCGAATACCAAGTGGGATTGCTCAATATGATGGAAGCGAATCCTGGTATTGATCCTCTTTTGCCTGATGCAGGTAAAACCTTAACAATCCCTTTGCAGATGATTTTACCTGACTCTGTGCGCAAAGGTATTGTTATCAATCTTGCTGAATTGCGCCTTTATTATTATCCAAAAGAGGGTGGAACCGTTGATGTTTACCCTATTGGAATTGGTCAATTAGGGCGAGAAACACCTGAGATGGTGACATCGATTTCTCAATTAATTAAAGATCCCACTTGGACACCAACGGCGAATATTCGCAAAAATTATGCAGCTAAAGGGATCACGCTACCGGCTGTCGTTCCTGCTGGCCCTGAAAATCCAATGGGGGCATATGCTTTAAGATTGGCACATAGTCGAGGTGAATACCTTATACATGGTACTAATGCTGATTTTGGTATTGGTTTAAGAGTGAGTTCAGGCTGTATTCGTTTACGCCCAAATGATATTGAGACCTTATTTAACGTGGTACCTAAAGGGAGTCGAGTCCAGGTTATCAATAAACCAATTAAATTTACTGAAACCGCAGACGGTAGACAGTTTATTGAAGTTCATCAGCCACTATCACGTAATGAAGATGACGATCCACAAACCATGCCTCTTACATTCACAAAGCAATTTAATGCTTGGTATGAGAGTGGCAAGGTTAATAAAGATAAAGCTGATGCAGAGCTTATTCGACGCTCTGGTATTCCAGTAGAGGTTACTGCTTACTAG
- a CDS encoding Lpp/OprI family alanine-zipper lipoprotein, which translates to MKAKLVLGAVILASGLLAGCSSSNNAQLDQISSDVSRLNTQVQQLSGDVQSARAEAKSAYDEAARANQRLDNQVTTYKK; encoded by the coding sequence ATGAAAGCGAAACTTGTACTAGGTGCGGTAATTCTGGCTTCAGGCTTATTAGCAGGTTGTTCTTCTAGTAATAATGCACAATTAGATCAAATCTCTTCTGATGTAAGCCGCCTGAATACTCAAGTCCAGCAACTAAGTGGTGATGTACAATCTGCTCGTGCCGAAGCTAAATCAGCTTACGACGAAGCTGCTCGTGCAAATCAGCGTTTAGATAACCAAGTCACTACTTATAAAAAGTAA
- the pykF gene encoding pyruvate kinase PykF, which yields MKKTKIVCTIGPKTESEEKLNQLLDAGMNVMRLNFSHGDYEEHGNRIKNLRNICAKTGKKAAILLDTKGPEIRTIKLEGGNDVALVAGQTFTFTTDKTVVGNKDRVAVTYGGFAKDLTVGNTVLVDDGLIGMKVTAVTDKEVVCEVLNNGDLGENKGVNLPGVSIGLPALAEKDKQDLIFGCEQGVDFVAASFIRKRSDVEEMRAHLNAHGGENIMIISKIENQEGLNNFDEILEASDGIMVARGDLGVEIPVEEVIFAQKMMIEKCNAARKVVITATQMLDSMIKNPRPTRAEAGDVANAILDGTDAVMLSGESAKGKYPVEAVTIMATICDRTDRIMQSRLDYKQTAAKLRVTEAVCRGAVEMAENLDAPLIVVATFGGKSARSIRKYFPTAPILALTNNEETARQLLLVKGVTTQLVNEIASTDDFYRIGKEAALASGLAHAGERVVMVTGALVDSGTTNTSSVHVL from the coding sequence ATGAAAAAGACAAAAATTGTTTGCACCATCGGACCAAAAACCGAATCTGAAGAAAAACTGAATCAATTACTGGACGCAGGCATGAACGTTATGCGTCTAAACTTCTCTCACGGTGACTATGAAGAGCATGGCAACCGTATCAAAAACCTGCGTAACATTTGCGCTAAAACAGGCAAAAAAGCCGCTATTTTATTAGATACTAAAGGCCCAGAAATTCGCACCATCAAATTAGAAGGTGGTAATGATGTCGCTTTAGTTGCTGGTCAAACTTTCACTTTCACCACAGACAAAACTGTTGTGGGTAATAAAGACCGCGTTGCTGTAACTTACGGAGGTTTTGCTAAAGACTTAACTGTTGGTAACACCGTTTTAGTTGATGATGGTCTTATCGGCATGAAAGTCACTGCTGTAACTGATAAAGAAGTTGTTTGTGAAGTTTTAAACAACGGTGACTTAGGTGAAAACAAAGGTGTTAACTTACCTGGCGTTTCTATCGGTTTACCAGCATTAGCTGAAAAAGATAAACAAGATCTTATCTTTGGTTGCGAGCAAGGCGTTGATTTCGTTGCTGCATCATTCATTCGTAAACGTTCTGACGTTGAAGAAATGCGTGCTCACTTAAATGCACACGGCGGCGAAAACATCATGATCATCTCAAAAATTGAAAACCAAGAAGGTTTAAACAATTTTGATGAGATCTTAGAAGCATCCGACGGTATCATGGTTGCTCGTGGCGACTTAGGTGTTGAGATCCCAGTTGAAGAAGTTATCTTCGCACAAAAAATGATGATCGAAAAATGTAACGCTGCACGTAAAGTGGTTATCACTGCAACGCAAATGTTAGATTCAATGATCAAAAACCCACGCCCTACTCGTGCTGAAGCGGGTGACGTTGCGAATGCTATCTTAGATGGTACTGATGCTGTTATGTTATCAGGTGAAAGTGCAAAAGGTAAATACCCAGTAGAAGCTGTGACCATCATGGCAACTATCTGTGATCGTACAGACCGTATCATGCAATCTCGTCTTGATTACAAACAAACAGCTGCAAAATTACGCGTAACTGAAGCAGTTTGTCGCGGTGCAGTTGAAATGGCTGAAAACTTAGATGCGCCTCTGATTGTTGTAGCAACTTTCGGTGGTAAATCAGCTCGTTCTATCCGTAAATATTTCCCAACAGCACCAATCTTAGCATTAACAAACAACGAAGAAACAGCTCGTCAGTTACTGTTAGTTAAAGGTGTAACCACTCAATTAGTTAACGAAATCGCCTCTACTGATGACTTCTACCGTATTGGTAAAGAAGCTGCATTAGCAAGTGGTTTAGCGCATGCTGGTGAGCGTGTTGTTATGGTTACTGGTGCCCTGGTTGATAGCGGTACAACAAATACTTCATCTGTTCACGTTCTGTAA
- a CDS encoding MATE family efflux transporter, translated as MQKYIREARSLLALGIPVIIAQFSQTAMGVVDTVMAGAVNATEMSAVAVGTSIWLPTILLGQGILMALTPIVAQLNGSGQRKHIANRTQQGFWLATFLSIMVIAVLYNSRFIIEAQHDIEPELAEKAIGFIHAIMWGAPGCLYYQVLRSQCEGLSKTKPGMIIGFIGLLINIPVNYAFIYGKFGAPQLGGIGCGVATASVFWAMFLMMRYYVRRAPTQRDVMPQKRLVSPDFHTIKRITFLGLPVGLALFFEVTLFAVVALLVSPLGVTAVASHQIALNFSSLMFMFPLSLGIAATIRVGHNLGQRSTEQARTSAITALAVGLMLASCTAIFSIIFREKIALMYNDNIEVVTLASHLMLFAALYQLSDSVQVIGSGVLRGYKDTRSIFFITFIAYWVIGLPSGYILGRTNYFVEAMGPAGFWIGFILGLTASAIMMGSRIWWIQRQPDEVVLLRSER; from the coding sequence GTGCAGAAGTACATAAGAGAAGCGCGTAGCTTACTTGCTCTCGGTATCCCCGTTATCATCGCGCAATTTTCCCAGACAGCAATGGGTGTCGTTGATACTGTCATGGCGGGTGCTGTAAATGCCACAGAAATGTCGGCGGTGGCAGTAGGTACGTCTATTTGGTTACCAACGATTTTATTAGGCCAAGGCATATTAATGGCATTAACCCCAATCGTTGCACAATTAAATGGTTCAGGACAACGAAAACATATTGCTAATCGTACACAGCAAGGTTTTTGGCTCGCTACTTTTTTATCAATCATGGTAATTGCTGTTCTTTATAACAGCCGTTTTATTATTGAAGCGCAACATGATATAGAACCCGAATTAGCCGAAAAAGCCATTGGATTTATTCATGCCATTATGTGGGGGGCACCAGGTTGCCTTTACTATCAGGTATTGAGAAGCCAATGTGAGGGATTATCTAAAACGAAACCCGGCATGATAATTGGTTTTATTGGCTTGTTAATTAATATCCCTGTTAACTACGCCTTTATTTACGGTAAATTTGGTGCCCCACAATTAGGAGGAATTGGTTGTGGTGTTGCAACGGCCTCCGTTTTCTGGGCAATGTTCTTAATGATGCGTTATTACGTGCGTCGAGCGCCAACACAACGTGACGTTATGCCACAGAAACGTTTAGTAAGCCCTGATTTCCACACAATAAAACGTATTACGTTTTTAGGATTACCTGTTGGCTTAGCCTTATTCTTTGAAGTAACTCTATTTGCCGTTGTTGCGTTATTAGTTTCACCTTTAGGCGTTACTGCGGTTGCCAGTCATCAGATAGCACTTAACTTTAGCTCACTGATGTTTATGTTCCCTCTTTCATTGGGGATAGCAGCAACCATCCGTGTCGGCCATAACTTAGGGCAACGCTCTACAGAGCAAGCGCGTACTTCAGCCATTACAGCGCTTGCTGTTGGACTAATGTTGGCAAGTTGTACCGCTATTTTCTCTATCATCTTCAGAGAAAAAATCGCGTTAATGTATAACGATAATATTGAAGTAGTGACATTAGCTTCTCATCTTATGTTATTCGCTGCGCTTTATCAGTTATCAGATTCTGTGCAAGTTATTGGCTCAGGTGTATTGCGGGGTTATAAAGATACTCGTTCTATATTCTTTATTACCTTTATTGCCTACTGGGTAATTGGGCTACCTTCTGGTTATATATTGGGGCGTACTAATTATTTTGTTGAAGCGATGGGACCTGCTGGTTTTTGGATTGGCTTTATTTTAGGTTTAACTGCCTCAGCAATTATGATGGGTTCTCGTATTTGGTGGATCCAACGCCAACCTGATGAAGTGGTATTATTACGCTCAGAGCGTTAA